The nucleotide sequence TAAAACAGCAGCACCGACGTCGCCAGCAACGGCACCGCCAGACGCTTCTCCCGCGCATACAGGCCCGGCGCAACGAACGCCCACAGCTGGTACAGCAGCCACGGCACCGCAATGAACAATGCCACGAAGAACGTCAGCTTCAGCGGCGCGAAGAACGCCCCCGCCGGATTGATCGCAATCATCGACTGCCCATTCGGCAGCTGCGAAATCAACGGGTGTGCCAGCCAGTTGTAGATCTGCCGCGAAAACGGCATCAGCCCCAGCAGCACCACCCCCAACCCGATCAGCGCCCGCATCAACCGCGCCCGCAACTCGATCAGGTGTTCGATCAACCCGCTTTCCGGATTCTCATTGCCACTCATCGCGGCACCTCCGGCGCAGCAGGCGGCGGATCACGCGGCGCCTGCCCATCGATCCCCGGCGGCGCCATCGCATCGCGGGCGTCCTCCGCCACCACATGCTGGGCGACGCTCGCCGGTGAACCCGGCGCAGGCCCCGTCATCACCGGCTCCTCGCCTGGCCCGACCGCAGCGTCCGTCGCATGCACCTGCTCGCGCACCTGCTCCGCCTCGCGTCGCACCGCCTCACCGCTCGCGCGCAGCTGCGCCTCCGTATCGCGCACCGACTCCTGCGCCTCACGGAACTGCCGCTTGATCTCATCCGCGTGCAGCTCGCGCTCAAGCTCCTGCTTCACCGAATCCCACTGATTGCGCGCACGTCGCACCCACAGCCCCGCAAAGCGCGCCGCCTTCGGCAGCCGCTCCGGACCCAGCACGACCAGCGCGACGACCGCGATGACCAGCAGCTCACTGAAACCAATATCGAACACGGCATGCCGCCTTGATCAGCGACGGTCGCGGTCGTGCTCGTTCTGCGAGGTCGTCGACGGATCCTGCGGACGCGCCTCATCGCTCAGCTGCGCGGTCGGCTTGTCGTCGTCGCGCATGCCCTTCTTGAATTCCTTGACCGCACTGCCCAGGTCCTTGGCGCCACTGGTCAGCTTCTTGGTGCCGAACACCAGCAGCACGATGACCAGTACCACCACCCAATGCCAAATGCTGAAACTGCCCATGATGTTCTGCTCGCATTACCTGGAAACCAAGCCTTGAGCATAGCGCACCGCCGGGAGGGCGGCGCGCGTGACGAAAGTCAGTTTCCGTCCAACGACTCGGTACGGACCTCGCCCTCACCCACCGGCTGGAAGCCCTGCTGCGGCGCCGGCTGGGCCGGAACCGCCTGCAGCGGCGCCGTGGTGGCGCCCGCCCCGGCCTGTTCAGCTGCCGCCGGGGCCGCCTGCTGCGGCTGCGGGCCTGCCGGCCGCGGTGCCGGCGCGCTGCTGGCCGTGCCCCGGTTCTGGCGCGCCGAATAGGTCGCCTCTTCCAGGCGGTCACGGAAGGCCACCACGTCCATCGACGGCTGCCCCGTGGTGCGGCCCTCGATGATCATCCGCGCCGTGGTGTTGCTGCCATACGCGTCCAGGTTGGACGCATCGTCGATCTGCAGCACCGCCCCGTCCAGCGCCACGCCCGCGAACAGCCCGCGCGCGCGCGACCACGACCAGATCTCCGCCTTCAGCTGCCCGTCGGTGGCCGCCGCCGCATTGCGCCCGACCGGACCGGCCGCCACGCCGGCATCTGCGCCCAGCGTGAACTTGCCGTTGACGATGTTGTCCAGGCTGCGGTCATTGCGGAACACCAGCACCACGTCCGACGACTGCACACCGGCCTGGAAGCCGATGCTGCCGCCGGTGAGCTTGATGAACGCCGGGCTCGACCAGCTGCCGTCCGGATTCTTGACCGACATCAGGCCATACCCGCGACGGCCGCCAATCACCAGCCCCGCCTTGATCGTGTCGGGAATGACCACTACGGCCCGTGCTTCGTCCAGCAACTTGTCCGGGATGCCCTGTTCGGGGATCGCCTGGATCTCATTCAGCACGCGCACCGCATTACGGGCGCGCTGGTCCTGCTCCGGCCCGGCGAATGCCTGGGTCGACATCAGGCTGGCGGTGATCAGCAGTGCAAGGCTCAAACGGCGCATGGGTGCTCCAGAAAGGGGGGAATCGAAATACGGACGATTCAGAAAATAGATCGTTTCCCCGAAATTAGTGGGGTTCTTATGAATCCGCAATGAGTATGCACGCGCTGTCGCGCAGACCTGCGAGAATGTCCCCATGATCGACGCACCCGACACCGCCGTGCTGGCGGTCAATCTAGGCACACCCGAGACGCCCACCGCACCTGCGGTGCGGCGCTACCTGGCGGAATTCCTCAGCG is from Stenotrophomonas bentonitica and encodes:
- the tatB gene encoding Sec-independent protein translocase protein TatB; the protein is MFDIGFSELLVIAVVALVVLGPERLPKAARFAGLWVRRARNQWDSVKQELERELHADEIKRQFREAQESVRDTEAQLRASGEAVRREAEQVREQVHATDAAVGPGEEPVMTGPAPGSPASVAQHVVAEDARDAMAPPGIDGQAPRDPPPAAPEVPR
- the tatA gene encoding Sec-independent protein translocase subunit TatA — protein: MGSFSIWHWVVVLVIVLLVFGTKKLTSGAKDLGSAVKEFKKGMRDDDKPTAQLSDEARPQDPSTTSQNEHDRDRR
- a CDS encoding lipid-binding SYLF domain-containing protein, which encodes MRRLSLALLITASLMSTQAFAGPEQDQRARNAVRVLNEIQAIPEQGIPDKLLDEARAVVVIPDTIKAGLVIGGRRGYGLMSVKNPDGSWSSPAFIKLTGGSIGFQAGVQSSDVVLVFRNDRSLDNIVNGKFTLGADAGVAAGPVGRNAAAATDGQLKAEIWSWSRARGLFAGVALDGAVLQIDDASNLDAYGSNTTARMIIEGRTTGQPSMDVVAFRDRLEEATYSARQNRGTASSAPAPRPAGPQPQQAAPAAAEQAGAGATTAPLQAVPAQPAPQQGFQPVGEGEVRTESLDGN